The following coding sequences are from one Mesorhizobium onobrychidis window:
- a CDS encoding substrate-binding domain-containing protein, giving the protein MPARVTKLKELAAQLDLSITTVSRALAGHQQIALKTRERVTEAARQAGYVPNTAARTLVSGRSGFVGMVLPIRGPNLVDSFLGEFVTGLGEGLVSHGTDLILAAAAQGQSELSVLRHVVESGRADGVVVTRIAEVDERLAYLRQRNFPFVAHGRLLDTDFAYNWLDTDGAHAFGEAFDMLYDLGHRHFGLVTIAEPMTFRHLRQDGLAAAIARRGDPSVRLDVATAPRFDRGARIQAINRLLHADERPTAIVALFDELALSVMEEAARAGLVIPRDLSVIGFDNIAASAYAPPGLTTFDASIRQCAREIGEMLLTVIGDKSAAPLTRLIRPTLVSRASHGPAPIGPAPTGQN; this is encoded by the coding sequence GTGCCGGCCCGCGTCACCAAGCTCAAGGAACTTGCAGCGCAGCTCGACCTGTCGATCACCACGGTGTCGCGGGCGCTTGCCGGTCATCAGCAGATCGCCTTGAAGACGCGCGAGCGCGTCACTGAAGCCGCGCGCCAGGCCGGTTACGTGCCCAACACGGCAGCCCGCACGCTGGTCTCCGGCCGCAGCGGCTTTGTCGGCATGGTGCTGCCGATCCGCGGCCCCAATCTGGTCGATTCCTTCCTTGGCGAATTCGTCACCGGGCTTGGCGAAGGGCTGGTTTCGCATGGCACCGATCTGATCCTCGCCGCCGCGGCGCAAGGCCAGTCGGAACTTTCCGTGCTTCGCCATGTTGTCGAATCCGGACGCGCCGATGGCGTCGTCGTCACCCGCATCGCCGAGGTCGACGAACGGCTCGCCTATCTGCGCCAACGCAATTTCCCATTCGTCGCCCATGGCCGGCTGCTCGACACCGACTTCGCCTACAACTGGCTAGACACCGATGGCGCGCACGCCTTCGGTGAAGCCTTCGACATGCTCTACGATCTCGGGCACCGCCATTTCGGGCTGGTGACGATCGCCGAGCCGATGACGTTTCGCCATCTGCGGCAAGACGGGCTCGCCGCAGCGATCGCGCGCCGAGGCGATCCGTCGGTCAGGCTCGATGTAGCGACGGCGCCGCGCTTCGATCGCGGCGCCCGCATCCAGGCCATCAACCGGCTGCTGCATGCTGACGAGCGGCCGACGGCTATCGTCGCGCTGTTCGACGAGCTGGCGCTCAGCGTCATGGAAGAGGCCGCCCGCGCCGGCCTGGTCATCCCTCGCGACCTTTCCGTCATCGGCTTCGACAACATCGCCGCCTCGGCCTATGCACCGCCCGGCCTCACTACATTCGATGCGTCGATCCGCCAATGCGCGCGCGAGATCGGCGAGATGCTGTTGACCGTCATCGGCGACAAGTCCGCCGCGCCGCTGACACGGCTGATCCGGCCGACATTGGTTTCGCGGGCAAGCCATGGCCCGGCACCCATAGGACCGGCACCCACAGGACAAAACTGA
- a CDS encoding carbohydrate ABC transporter permease yields MSAVAEMPIPAPATRKAGNWLLVATVILLSVWVLLPIYLLIVNALSSPEEVTAFPKRFFPSFDFGSLSFFINFAGVGRALWNSVLVATLTMILSIGFGAPAGYALSRFDFPGKGTFRFLVLMTRAFPLPLLALPLAVMFIRTGLDDTAIGLALVHTTLALPFAVLITFSLFSGIPVELEEAAWTLGCTRLQAFRKVILPLALPGIAASAVFAFTISWNEVFAAAVLTIENRTLTAFLLQSLGESPLYLKFAGGAALVIPALIFIFAVRKYLFAMWGIANR; encoded by the coding sequence ATGAGCGCCGTCGCAGAGATGCCAATCCCCGCGCCCGCGACCCGCAAGGCCGGCAACTGGCTGCTGGTCGCCACCGTCATCCTGCTATCGGTCTGGGTGCTGCTGCCGATCTATCTTCTGATAGTCAATGCCTTGTCGTCGCCGGAAGAGGTCACTGCCTTTCCGAAACGCTTCTTCCCTTCCTTCGATTTCGGCAGCCTGTCTTTCTTCATCAATTTCGCCGGCGTCGGCCGTGCGCTGTGGAACTCGGTCCTCGTCGCCACGCTGACGATGATCCTCTCGATCGGTTTCGGCGCGCCCGCCGGCTACGCGCTGTCGCGCTTCGATTTTCCGGGCAAGGGCACGTTCCGCTTCCTGGTGCTGATGACCCGCGCCTTTCCGCTGCCGCTGCTGGCGCTGCCGCTTGCGGTGATGTTCATCCGCACCGGCCTCGACGACACCGCCATCGGGCTGGCGCTGGTCCACACCACGCTGGCGCTGCCCTTCGCGGTGCTGATCACCTTCTCACTGTTCTCAGGCATTCCGGTAGAGCTCGAGGAAGCGGCGTGGACGCTCGGCTGCACCCGCCTGCAGGCCTTTCGCAAGGTCATCCTGCCGCTGGCACTGCCCGGCATCGCGGCCTCGGCGGTCTTTGCCTTCACCATCTCCTGGAACGAGGTGTTTGCCGCCGCCGTGCTCACGATCGAGAACCGGACGCTGACCGCCTTCCTGCTGCAGAGCCTCGGCGAGTCGCCGCTCTATCTCAAATTCGCAGGTGGGGCTGCACTGGTCATCCCAGCGCTGATCTTCATCTTCGCCGTCCGCAAATACCTGTTCGCCATGTGGGGGATCGCCAACCGATGA
- a CDS encoding amylo-alpha-1,6-glucosidase, translating to MISLAVNETIARAVEVLRENDHGDYTIPTKGLYPFQWNWDSCLTALGLAHYDEARAWTEIETLFAHQWPDGMVPHIVFHVLNDSYFPGPEVWRTNRPTATSGITQPAVAGFAVRRLFDRARDKKLAAERARALLPKIDAWHRWFYENRDPRDEGLVAIIHPWESGRDNSIDWDHAFERVPTEGVEPYTRRDTLHADPAHRPTKAQYDRYLWLLQHFRALGWDNAKLHDASPFQIVDPGFNAILIRSAADLADLAETLGEMEIADANRSRAKKGLSAMERLWSDTYGQYLCLDRVAGKLVDSASVGGILPVFSAIPKPRTAAIAATIERIAGKAGYIVPSHDLDDPRFDAKRYWRGPVWLVVNYMIADGLAAAGYADVARHITQSSLDLIADSGFAEYYDPLSGEPLGGGRFTWTAAMVIEFLKGRG from the coding sequence ATGATCTCTCTTGCCGTCAACGAAACCATCGCCCGTGCCGTCGAGGTGCTCAGGGAAAACGACCACGGCGACTATACCATCCCGACCAAGGGCCTCTATCCGTTCCAGTGGAACTGGGATTCCTGCCTGACCGCGCTCGGTCTTGCCCACTATGACGAGGCGCGCGCCTGGACCGAGATCGAGACGCTGTTCGCCCATCAATGGCCGGACGGCATGGTGCCGCATATCGTCTTCCATGTCCTGAACGACAGCTATTTCCCCGGACCGGAGGTCTGGAGGACCAATCGCCCGACTGCCACCTCCGGCATCACCCAGCCGGCGGTGGCGGGCTTTGCGGTTCGCCGCCTGTTCGACCGGGCCAGGGACAAGAAACTGGCCGCCGAGCGCGCCCGCGCGCTGCTGCCGAAGATCGACGCCTGGCATCGCTGGTTCTACGAAAACCGCGATCCAAGAGACGAAGGACTGGTCGCCATTATCCATCCATGGGAGTCCGGCCGCGACAATTCCATCGACTGGGACCATGCCTTCGAGCGCGTGCCGACCGAAGGCGTCGAGCCCTATACGCGCCGCGACACCTTGCATGCCGACCCGGCGCACCGGCCGACCAAGGCGCAATATGACCGCTACCTCTGGCTGCTGCAGCATTTTCGCGCACTTGGCTGGGACAATGCAAAACTGCACGATGCCTCACCCTTCCAGATCGTCGATCCCGGCTTCAACGCCATCCTGATCCGCTCAGCGGCCGACCTTGCCGATCTCGCCGAGACGCTTGGCGAAATGGAGATCGCCGACGCTAACCGCAGCCGCGCCAAAAAAGGGCTTTCGGCGATGGAGCGGCTGTGGAGCGATACGTACGGCCAATATCTCTGCCTCGACCGCGTCGCCGGAAAGCTCGTCGACAGCGCCTCCGTCGGAGGCATCCTGCCGGTCTTCTCGGCCATCCCGAAACCCCGCACTGCTGCAATCGCCGCCACCATCGAGCGTATCGCCGGCAAGGCAGGCTACATCGTCCCCTCGCACGATCTCGACGATCCCCGCTTCGACGCCAAACGCTACTGGCGCGGCCCGGTCTGGCTGGTGGTCAACTACATGATCGCCGACGGCCTTGCTGCTGCCGGCTATGCTGATGTCGCCCGGCATATCACCCAGTCCAGCCTCGATCTCATCGCCGATAGCGGCTTTGCCGAATATTACGATCCGCTCAGCGGCGAACCGCTCGGCGGCGGCCGTTTCACCTGGACGGCGGCAATGGTGATCGAATTCCTG
- a CDS encoding sugar-binding transcriptional regulator yields the protein MVGFGNGLLRDDETSMATRAAWLHYAGGLTQSEVAKRLGLTSLKAHRLITKANQEGLVKVYIDGEVSECVALEDDLSSRYGLDYCEVVPDFDGEDLPLKALGIAGAQFLKREIERGEDTLIGVGHGRTLAACVEYLPRISAEKTRFVSLLGGLTRKFSANPHDVIHRLAERTGAEAYVMPVPMFANTVEDRTVLLGQKGISEVFDLGKAADLLIAGIGTAEREASLVATGMIEKGEMEEIRRKGGVGELLGHFFDDAGKAVETTLSNRALALAREDISNRRIVAVAGGKVKVRAIKSVLEGRYLKGLVTDERTARSLVEQTPVG from the coding sequence ATGGTTGGTTTTGGAAACGGCCTCCTGCGCGACGATGAAACCAGCATGGCGACGCGTGCCGCCTGGCTTCATTATGCTGGCGGCCTGACCCAATCGGAGGTCGCCAAGCGGCTTGGCCTGACCAGCCTCAAGGCGCATCGCCTCATCACCAAGGCCAATCAGGAAGGCTTGGTCAAAGTCTATATCGACGGCGAAGTGTCGGAATGCGTCGCGCTTGAAGACGATTTGTCCAGCCGCTACGGCCTCGATTATTGCGAGGTCGTCCCCGACTTCGATGGCGAAGACTTGCCGCTGAAGGCGCTCGGCATCGCCGGTGCGCAATTCCTCAAGCGTGAGATCGAACGCGGCGAGGACACGCTGATCGGCGTCGGTCATGGCCGCACGCTGGCCGCCTGCGTCGAATATCTGCCGCGCATATCGGCCGAAAAGACCCGCTTCGTTTCGCTGCTTGGCGGCCTGACGCGCAAGTTCTCGGCCAATCCGCACGATGTCATTCACCGTCTGGCCGAACGGACCGGCGCGGAAGCCTATGTGATGCCGGTGCCGATGTTCGCCAACACGGTCGAGGACCGAACCGTGCTGCTCGGGCAGAAGGGTATCAGCGAGGTCTTCGATCTCGGCAAGGCCGCCGACCTGCTCATTGCCGGTATCGGCACCGCCGAGCGCGAGGCGTCGCTGGTCGCCACCGGCATGATCGAGAAGGGCGAGATGGAAGAGATTCGCCGCAAGGGGGGCGTCGGCGAACTGCTCGGCCATTTCTTCGACGATGCTGGAAAAGCGGTCGAGACGACCCTTTCCAACCGGGCGCTGGCCCTGGCGCGCGAAGACATCAGCAATCGCAGGATTGTCGCCGTTGCCGGCGGCAAGGTGAAGGTTCGTGCCATCAAATCGGTGTTGGAGGGCCGCTATCTCAAGGGCTTGGTCACCGATGAGCGGACGGCGCGATCACTCGTGGAGCAGACGCCGGTCGGGTAG
- a CDS encoding ABC transporter substrate-binding protein encodes MNALKTLAGAALALSMAIGGAQAQVLFWSTQARPVEETQKMRSEVLKSFDGQVDYQVAEDGPWLTRLQAELQAGSGTIGVLGGLHGDFSTVGANLVDLSGVDIGGVKLNEAYKKLGMLGTGDQKYLPWMQATFLMAANKQALQYLPAGVDLNKITYDKLIEWSKNIAEKTGSPKFGFPAGPKGLKHRFFEGFLYPSYTGSMVTKFRSAEAETAWNKFKELWQYTNPNSTSYAFMQEPLLTGDVWVAFDHVARLADAFNQKPDEFVAFPAPAGPAGRGYMPVVAGVAIPKTGYGQGQGAGCLYAEAGNTDRDAQGHQLLPRGRRKSARRHAGLGESLRPGDRHHDRCAGCAAGIAADGARRSGRQVQPGLCRQFRAYRARWPGCAWRDRGTGDGAQGPHRPGQGTVLGTR; translated from the coding sequence ATGAATGCGTTGAAGACACTGGCAGGCGCCGCACTCGCGCTGTCGATGGCGATCGGCGGCGCGCAGGCCCAGGTGCTGTTCTGGTCGACGCAGGCGCGGCCTGTGGAGGAGACGCAGAAAATGCGCAGCGAAGTGCTGAAGTCGTTTGACGGCCAGGTCGACTACCAAGTCGCCGAGGACGGGCCCTGGCTGACCCGCCTCCAGGCCGAGCTGCAGGCCGGCTCCGGCACCATCGGCGTACTCGGCGGCCTGCACGGTGACTTCTCCACGGTCGGCGCGAACCTTGTCGATCTGTCCGGCGTCGATATCGGCGGCGTCAAGCTCAACGAGGCCTACAAGAAGCTCGGCATGCTCGGCACAGGCGACCAGAAATATCTGCCTTGGATGCAGGCCACCTTCCTGATGGCGGCCAACAAGCAGGCGCTGCAATATCTACCGGCCGGCGTCGATCTCAACAAAATCACCTATGACAAGCTGATCGAATGGTCGAAGAACATCGCCGAGAAGACCGGCTCGCCGAAATTCGGCTTCCCGGCCGGACCGAAGGGGCTGAAGCACCGTTTCTTCGAGGGTTTTCTCTATCCGTCCTACACTGGCTCGATGGTGACCAAGTTCCGCTCGGCGGAGGCCGAGACCGCGTGGAACAAGTTCAAGGAATTGTGGCAGTACACCAACCCGAATTCGACCAGCTATGCCTTCATGCAGGAGCCGCTGCTGACCGGCGACGTGTGGGTGGCGTTCGATCACGTGGCGCGGCTTGCCGATGCGTTCAACCAGAAGCCGGACGAGTTCGTCGCCTTCCCGGCGCCAGCCGGCCCGGCGGGTCGCGGCTACATGCCGGTGGTCGCCGGCGTCGCCATTCCGAAGACCGGATATGGACAAGGCCAAGGCGCTGGTTGCCTATATGCTGAAGCCGGAAACACAGATCGCGACGCTCAAGGCCACCAACTTCTTCCCCGTGGTCGACGTAAATCTGCCCGACGACATGCCGGCCTCGGTGAAAGCCTTCGGCCCGGTGATCGCCACCATGACCGGTGCGCCGGATGCGCTGCCGGCATTGCTGCCGATGGGGCTCGGCGATCTGGGCGGCAAGTTCAACCAGGTCTATGTCGACAGTTTCGAGCGTATCGTGCTCGGTGGCCAGGATGTGCGTGGCGTGATCGAGGAACAGGCGACGGCGCTCAAGGCCCTCATCGACCAGGCCAAGGCACCGTGCTGGGCACCCGATAA
- a CDS encoding carbohydrate ABC transporter permease: MTAATMQRNRPSGFRISKKVLPYVLSLPALLVCIGILIPFFTSVVYSFQRYRLSQPWARQFNWGDNYISFFTDPRFWNTLEISLLYAGITVLLELLLGLGIAMLLQKRSTLNNFISIMLLMPLMTAPALAALMWKLMTNPGFGVLSYLASLIGLQDFRWASSPSTALFTVVLVDIWVYTPFIMILLLAGLRSLPTQPFEAAALDGVPRSFVFFRITLPMLTPYILTATLFRLLDSIQQFDIIYAMTQGGPGDTLTVFQVEAYLNFFQSTNVGRSAALMIILWAITYFLSNIFIKNWLRLRERARGQA, encoded by the coding sequence ATGACTGCGGCGACAATGCAAAGAAACAGGCCTTCCGGCTTCAGGATCAGCAAGAAAGTGCTGCCCTATGTACTCAGCCTGCCGGCCTTGCTCGTCTGCATCGGCATCCTGATCCCGTTCTTCACATCGGTCGTCTATTCGTTCCAGCGCTATCGGCTGAGCCAGCCCTGGGCGCGGCAGTTCAACTGGGGCGACAATTACATCTCCTTTTTCACCGACCCGAGGTTCTGGAACACGCTGGAGATATCGCTGCTCTATGCCGGTATCACCGTCCTGCTCGAACTGCTTCTCGGTCTCGGCATCGCCATGCTGCTGCAGAAGCGCTCGACGCTGAACAATTTCATCTCGATCATGCTGTTGATGCCGCTAATGACGGCGCCGGCGCTTGCCGCGCTGATGTGGAAGCTGATGACCAATCCCGGCTTCGGCGTGCTGAGCTATCTCGCCAGCCTGATCGGACTGCAGGATTTCCGCTGGGCCTCGTCTCCGTCGACCGCACTTTTCACGGTGGTTCTTGTCGACATCTGGGTCTACACACCCTTCATCATGATCCTGCTGCTTGCCGGCCTGCGCAGCCTGCCGACGCAGCCGTTCGAGGCGGCAGCCCTCGACGGCGTGCCGAGGAGTTTCGTGTTCTTCCGCATCACCTTGCCGATGCTGACACCCTACATCCTGACGGCGACGCTGTTCCGTCTGCTTGATTCCATCCAGCAGTTCGACATCATTTATGCCATGACCCAGGGGGGGCCGGGCGATACGCTGACCGTCTTCCAGGTCGAGGCCTATCTCAACTTCTTCCAGTCGACCAATGTCGGCCGCTCGGCAGCACTGATGATCATCCTGTGGGCGATCACCTATTTCCTCTCCAACATCTTCATCAAGAATTGGCTGCGGCTGCGCGAACGCGCCCGCGGCCAGGCATAG
- a CDS encoding ABC transporter ATP-binding protein produces MAEIAIKQVAKRFGGFTALHSIDLTIADQEFMVLLGASGCGKTTLLRIVAGLEMPSQGEVWIGGRRVDHLPPRDRGIAMVFQSYAVFPHLTVFENIAFGLRMKRLPQQEVERRVNRTAELMHIEQLLKRYSGQLSGGQRQRVAVARALAMEPDVILMDEPLSNLDALLRLEMRAELKGVLAASKTTTIYVTHDQVEAMSLADRIAVIHQGHIVQAASPVEVYSNPAARFVGSFIGNPPMNFIPATKTANGSWTVAGLTLPGPKSDKHKIEFAIRPEDVDAGDEGLHATVRVVEPLGPHTLVTCDVEGGLFRAILESNATIAVGDHLRLAPKADRIRWFDPETTNAL; encoded by the coding sequence ATGGCTGAGATCGCCATAAAACAAGTGGCCAAACGCTTCGGCGGCTTCACCGCGCTGCATTCGATAGACCTCACCATCGCCGACCAGGAGTTCATGGTGCTGCTCGGCGCCTCGGGCTGCGGCAAGACGACATTGCTCAGGATCGTCGCCGGATTGGAAATGCCGAGCCAGGGCGAGGTCTGGATCGGCGGCCGTCGCGTCGATCATCTGCCGCCGCGCGACCGCGGCATCGCCATGGTGTTCCAAAGCTATGCGGTCTTTCCGCATCTGACCGTGTTCGAGAACATCGCCTTCGGCCTGCGCATGAAGAGATTGCCGCAGCAAGAGGTCGAGCGCCGCGTCAACCGCACCGCCGAGCTCATGCATATCGAGCAATTGCTGAAACGCTATTCGGGCCAGCTTTCCGGCGGCCAGCGCCAGCGCGTCGCCGTCGCCCGCGCGCTCGCCATGGAGCCCGACGTCATCCTGATGGACGAGCCGCTGTCCAATCTCGACGCGCTGCTCAGGCTCGAAATGCGCGCCGAACTCAAGGGTGTGCTCGCCGCGTCCAAGACCACCACCATCTATGTCACTCACGATCAAGTCGAGGCGATGAGCCTCGCCGACCGCATCGCCGTCATACATCAGGGCCACATCGTCCAGGCCGCCTCGCCGGTCGAGGTCTATAGCAATCCGGCCGCACGCTTCGTCGGTTCCTTCATCGGCAATCCGCCGATGAATTTCATCCCCGCGACGAAGACTGCGAACGGAAGCTGGACCGTCGCCGGCCTGACGCTGCCCGGTCCCAAATCGGACAAGCACAAAATTGAATTCGCCATTCGCCCCGAAGATGTCGACGCAGGTGACGAGGGGCTGCATGCCACCGTGCGCGTCGTCGAGCCGCTCGGTCCGCACACGCTGGTCACCTGCGACGTCGAGGGTGGGCTGTTTCGCGCCATCCTCGAATCGAATGCCACGATCGCCGTCGGCGACCACCTGCGACTTGCGCCCAAAGCCGATCGCATCCGCTGGTTCGATCCTGAAACCACCAACGCCCTTTGA
- a CDS encoding ABC transporter substrate-binding protein: MHEKEKDLIDAFLRGQVDRRGLIKGLGAMGLAAGTAGTLLNLGQTRALAADFDWQAHKGKTIKLLLNKHPYADAMIANLENFKKLTGMEVVYDVFPEDVYFDKVTAALSASSPEYDAFMTGAYMTWTYGPAGWITDLNEWIKDPTKTNVNYAWDDFLPGVRKSCAWNGQPGGVLGSDDAKQWCIPWGFEQNNITYNKGMFDKVGVSVPGNMDEMVATAAKLTKDVGGGVYGIGVRGSRSWATIHPGFLSAYANFDQKDLNVSADGKLSAAMNTAESKAFHKQWVQMIQESGPKDWSTYTWYQVGTDLGAGASAMIFDADILGYFMNGGDNKMAGKLAFSAFKANPAAKAPTPNIWIWSLSMSNFSKDKDATWYFMQWASGPEHALFGATEMDFVNPVRQSVWNDQMFREKLNKSYPGYVEMFDVSAPGASIKFTPQPLFFDLTTEWAATLQKMVAKEVPIDEGLDMLATSVDGQLKEAGLG, encoded by the coding sequence ATGCATGAGAAAGAAAAAGACCTGATCGATGCGTTCCTGCGCGGACAAGTTGATCGTCGTGGGCTGATCAAGGGTCTTGGCGCGATGGGCCTTGCCGCTGGCACGGCCGGCACGCTGCTCAATCTGGGGCAGACCCGTGCGCTGGCGGCGGACTTCGACTGGCAGGCGCACAAGGGCAAGACCATCAAGCTCTTGCTCAACAAGCATCCTTACGCGGATGCGATGATCGCCAACCTTGAAAACTTCAAGAAGTTGACCGGCATGGAAGTCGTCTACGACGTCTTCCCGGAGGATGTCTATTTCGACAAGGTCACCGCTGCGCTGTCGGCCAGCTCGCCGGAATACGATGCCTTCATGACCGGCGCCTACATGACCTGGACCTATGGCCCGGCCGGCTGGATCACCGACCTTAACGAGTGGATCAAGGATCCGACCAAGACCAACGTGAACTATGCCTGGGACGACTTCCTGCCCGGTGTCAGGAAGTCCTGCGCCTGGAACGGTCAGCCTGGCGGCGTGCTCGGTTCCGACGACGCCAAGCAGTGGTGCATTCCGTGGGGCTTCGAACAGAACAACATCACCTACAATAAGGGTATGTTCGACAAGGTCGGCGTCAGCGTTCCCGGCAATATGGACGAGATGGTCGCTACGGCGGCCAAGCTCACCAAGGATGTTGGTGGTGGCGTCTACGGCATCGGCGTGCGCGGTTCACGCTCCTGGGCGACGATCCATCCCGGCTTCCTGTCGGCTTATGCCAACTTTGACCAGAAGGACCTGAACGTCTCGGCTGACGGCAAATTGTCGGCCGCGATGAACACCGCCGAATCCAAGGCCTTCCACAAGCAATGGGTCCAGATGATCCAGGAGAGCGGCCCCAAGGACTGGTCGACCTACACCTGGTATCAGGTCGGCACCGACCTTGGCGCCGGCGCCTCGGCGATGATCTTCGACGCCGACATCCTCGGCTACTTCATGAACGGCGGCGACAACAAGATGGCAGGCAAGCTCGCCTTCTCTGCCTTCAAGGCCAATCCCGCCGCCAAGGCTCCAACGCCCAATATCTGGATCTGGTCGCTGTCGATGTCCAATTTCTCGAAGGACAAGGACGCCACCTGGTACTTCATGCAATGGGCATCCGGGCCCGAGCATGCACTGTTCGGTGCGACCGAGATGGACTTCGTCAATCCGGTGCGTCAGTCGGTCTGGAACGACCAGATGTTCCGCGAGAAGCTGAACAAGAGCTATCCGGGCTATGTCGAGATGTTCGACGTTTCGGCGCCCGGCGCCAGCATCAAGTTCACCCCGCAGCCGCTGTTCTTCGATCTCACCACCGAATGGGCGGCGACGCTGCAGAAGATGGTGGCCAAGGAAGTGCCGATCGACGAAGGCCTCGACATGCTGGCCACCAGCGTCGACGGCCAGCTCAAGGAAGCCGGGCTCGGCTGA
- a CDS encoding carbohydrate ABC transporter permease — MHGKALPYLLLMPATLFLCVFFLYPFALVAFEAFTRDGGFTLDNFRTMTGNWKFPVAFWNTILLAAIVVPIQLVMALLMATVVSRLETGRGAALYIFAIPLGISDLAAGLIWLAIFDQSGFLNTLLSNLGLVDRPVMFLGYQSKLTIFVAVILAEIWRATAIMMVILVAGMGLIPREYHEAAEVFGASPWKRFVKITLPLLRPSLQTAIILRVILAFEVFAVVAALGGTNLPVLMGETYNWQFSLQDRNVAAAFALLILAISVGLTLFFLRVLRVPKEARI; from the coding sequence ATGCACGGCAAGGCCCTGCCCTATCTGCTGCTGATGCCGGCGACGCTGTTCCTTTGCGTCTTCTTCCTCTACCCGTTCGCGCTGGTCGCCTTCGAAGCTTTCACCCGTGACGGCGGCTTCACGCTGGACAATTTTCGAACCATGACCGGCAACTGGAAATTCCCGGTCGCCTTCTGGAACACCATCCTGCTCGCAGCCATCGTCGTGCCGATCCAGCTGGTTATGGCGCTGTTGATGGCTACGGTCGTGTCCAGGCTCGAAACCGGGCGGGGTGCGGCGCTCTACATCTTCGCCATTCCGCTCGGCATCTCCGATCTCGCCGCCGGGCTGATCTGGCTCGCCATTTTCGACCAGTCCGGCTTCCTCAACACTCTGCTGTCGAACCTCGGCCTCGTCGACAGGCCCGTCATGTTCCTCGGCTACCAGAGCAAGCTGACCATCTTCGTCGCCGTGATACTGGCCGAGATCTGGCGCGCGACTGCGATCATGATGGTCATCCTGGTCGCTGGCATGGGGCTCATCCCCCGGGAATATCACGAGGCGGCCGAAGTCTTTGGCGCGAGCCCGTGGAAGCGCTTCGTCAAAATCACGCTGCCCTTGCTGCGCCCTAGCCTGCAGACGGCGATCATCCTGCGCGTCATCCTCGCCTTCGAGGTTTTCGCCGTGGTGGCGGCGCTCGGCGGCACCAATTTGCCGGTATTGATGGGTGAGACCTACAACTGGCAGTTCTCGCTGCAGGACCGCAACGTTGCCGCCGCCTTCGCCCTGCTCATCCTCGCCATCTCGGTCGGCCTCACGCTGTTCTTCCTGCGTGTGCTGCGCGTGCCGAAGGAAGCGCGCATATGA